The stretch of DNA ATGAATCGTGCTTATCGATGGTTTCAGGGGTTAGTTACCAGCAGTGTGGTCGTTCTCGCCGCTACAGCTGCTCTGGCTACACCGGGAAGTAGAGCGATCGCACCCATGGTCGCCCAGCAGTCGGCCCCTAGGGCAGCCGCTGTGGAGGAAGGCTTTGCTCGGCACTTTCAAGAACTGGGGGTGGAAGGGTCGATCATCATCCATGACCTGAACCAGAATGTGACCTACGAGCACAACCGCGATCGCAACCGCCAGCCCTTTCTGCCCGCCTCCACGTTCAAAATTCTCAACTCGTTGATTGCGCTCGAAACGGGTGTTGTCCAGAGCGATCTGGCTATTTTGACCTGGGATGGCATTGAGCGCATGATACCCGCCTGGAACCGCGATCAAAACCTGCGAACGGCGTTTAGCCTTTCCACCGTCTGGTTTTACCAGGTACTGGCCCGGCGCATTGGCCACGATCGCATGCAGCAGTGGGTCAGCGCGGCGGGCTACGGCAACCAAACCATCGGCAGTCCTGCTGCGATCGACAGCTTTTGGCTGGAGGGCGATCTGCGAATTACCCCCCAGCAGCAGATAGAGTTTTTGCAGCGCCTGTATCACAACGACCTGCCGTTTTCAGAGGCCGCGATCGCAATGGTAAAAGACATCATGATCGTCGAGCGCACCCCCGACTATACGCTGCGCGCCAAGACCGGCTGGGCTGGTTATGGTGTGGCCGATCAAACCCAAATTGGCTGGTACGTCGGCTACCTGGAGCAGGGCGACAACGTCT from Leptolyngbya sp. KIOST-1 encodes:
- the blaOXA gene encoding class D beta-lactamase produces the protein MVAQQSAPRAAAVEEGFARHFQELGVEGSIIIHDLNQNVTYEHNRDRNRQPFLPASTFKILNSLIALETGVVQSDLAILTWDGIERMIPAWNRDQNLRTAFSLSTVWFYQVLARRIGHDRMQQWVSAAGYGNQTIGSPAAIDSFWLEGDLRITPQQQIEFLQRLYHNDLPFSEAAIAMVKDIMIVERTPDYTLRAKTGWAGYGVADQTQIGWYVGYLEQGDNVYLFATNADMRQDSDGPARLELTRRCLNDLNLL